ATTACACAGTCAGAAGCGTTTATAAGCACTTCCACATCTTTTCTATGCCCTAAATATTCCAATATACCACTTTTAACATACTCGTCCATTTTAGCACTATCTACACCGTTTGCAGCATTTCCACCTAAAGCACCCAAAAACCAAAATTTAACTTTATAATTTTTATTTTTTATAATTTTTGCTGCTTCAACAAACTCTCTTACGCCTTTATCAAAAAAAGCCCTAGCAACCATTAGAAATATTAACTCTTGATTCTCTTCTCTTTCAACAGGTGAAAATTTTTCTATATTTACTCCTTCTCCTGGTAAAATAAAGATTTTTTCTGTTGGTACTATCTTTTGCTTTATTAAGGTTTCTTTATCATCATCATTCAAAACCCAAACCTCTTTTGAAAATTTCAATGAAAACTTATACATTTTTTTTGCAATACTTGAAATTATTCCACCTTCAACAAAAGAGTAACCTAATCCTGTCAAGACCGCGATACTTTTTATCCCAGCTATCTTTGCTGCTATTGTCCCGTAAATATTTGGTTTTATTGTATAATGAAAAACAATATCAGGTTGCTCTTTTTTATAGATTGCTTTTAATTGTAATAGAAGTTTAAAATCTTTTACTGGATTTATACCTCTCATATTTAATTCTATAGGAATATGTCTTATTCCTAGCTCTTCTAAAAAATTTATTCTTGTATCATTAGGTGCAATTACTATTACCTCATGCCCATCATTTATCAGAGCTTTAATTACTCCATATCTAAATATATAAATATCCCAAAGCACATTGGCTGTAAAAAATATTTTTAATTTTTTCATAATATACCTCTCATTAGTATTGAATTAACAACTCTTTGCCATGACTTTCTTTTAAATACTTTTTCCCTTTTATTATTTCAAGTTCTCTCTCTTTATAGTTTAATTCATTAAAAAGTGCATTTTTGTAATTATAATTTATTGTGTTCCCTGGAAAGGTAGTGCTCCTATATATTCTAATCAAAGATAAAGCCATTACTATAGCCACCATAAATTCTTTTCTCTCGAAATTTTCTAATGATCTTGTTAAAGTTAGCCAAACACTATAAATAAACAGAATTCCTATTCTTAAAGAAGCTACAGATAATTCTGATGTAAATAAAAATATCACCACCCAAATATACAAACTATTTTTTATGATATTATTATTTTCATATTTATAAGCTAGTAAAAATAAAATCGCTCTCTCTATATAAAATAAATTTAGACCTCTTTCTAGGTTTGCTGGAAGGATGCTTTTATAGTTAACAATTTTATCAGCTATTATAGTTGGTAAAAAATCCCAGTTATAGTTTAATAGCAGCTCAATACCCTTTAAATTTAAAAGATAATAAAAACTACCAATTATAAAAATTCCTAAAACTATCCGTTTTTCATAAGTATAATTTAAAATAAAATACATTGGTAGATATAAAATCCCACTCATATGGAAAGAAACTCCAATTATATTTAATAATAAAAACGGTATAATCTTACGCTCTTCAATATATTTTAAAGAGAATAAAAATAATATTATCGCTTTCATATTTCTTAAAAGTTCAACTTCCATATGAAATCCCTGTATACTAAAAAAAATAGCAAAAGCCATTATAGGATATTTGCAATACCTTTTAAAAATATAGTATAGTGCAATAAAATCAATTGTTGTTGTTACAAACTGATAAAATATATAATTTTTAAAAATATTACCTATAAAAGAGGTATAAAGCATATATCCCTTTTCATAGGTGTAAGTCCCTTCCATAAAAGATGGGTAATAAAAATACCAATCCCACCCTAAAAAACCTCTAGTTCCTAAAAATAAAATTAAACAAACTATTATAACTTTTAATATTAATTCTTTCTTTTCTTTATCTTTGTAAAAAATATCAAAAACTCCAAGCATTAATAATACTATAGCTATAATCAAATATATCATTTTAGCGCCTCTTTATATAATTCTATATATTTTTTAGCCGTCGATTCTATTGAATAAACTAGGCTTCCTTTAATCCCAGATCTACTTTTGTCTAAGTAGATTTTAGGATCTTCCAATTGTTTTATATTTTGAACCAAATCATTTACATCTCCAGCTTTAAACAACAATCCAGAACCTGAAACTATATTTGCTAGTCCTTCTACATTACTCGCTATAATAGGAGTCCCAGAGGCCATAGCCTCTAATGCACTTAAACCAAACCCTTCAAAATTTGATGATTGAATTGCTATATCTGCTCTTTTTAACAACGCTGGAACAGAATTCGAATATCCTAAAAACTGTACTCTGTCTTCTAGTTTTAACATTAAAACCTCTCTTTTTACAGCTTCTTCTGTTTCACCTTCTCCAATAAATGTAAGTGTATATTCTTTAGGAAGTTTCTCTAGGGCTCTTACAACCGTTATGTGATCCTTAGATGGATGAAATCTAGATACCATGACTAAGTTATTTCCCTTACGCTCTTTCTGTTTTCCCATAAAAGCTCTTAAAGAAACTCCGTTTGGTATAACTTC
This genomic stretch from Cetobacterium sp. ZOR0034 harbors:
- a CDS encoding EpsG family protein is translated as MIYLIIAIVLLMLGVFDIFYKDKEKKELILKVIIVCLILFLGTRGFLGWDWYFYYPSFMEGTYTYEKGYMLYTSFIGNIFKNYIFYQFVTTTIDFIALYYIFKRYCKYPIMAFAIFFSIQGFHMEVELLRNMKAIILFLFSLKYIEERKIIPFLLLNIIGVSFHMSGILYLPMYFILNYTYEKRIVLGIFIIGSFYYLLNLKGIELLLNYNWDFLPTIIADKIVNYKSILPANLERGLNLFYIERAILFLLAYKYENNNIIKNSLYIWVVIFLFTSELSVASLRIGILFIYSVWLTLTRSLENFERKEFMVAIVMALSLIRIYRSTTFPGNTINYNYKNALFNELNYKERELEIIKGKKYLKESHGKELLIQY
- a CDS encoding glycosyltransferase, which produces MKILHIITSLELGGAEKLLLDLIPAQKRQGADVELLVLDTNGEKFLEEYEKRGIKVHRTKINNRMSFKNIFEITKLLKSQKIDIVHAHLVHSQIWTSFARYFNRSIIYVTTEHSTHNRRREKKVYKYLDRFIYNSFSKVIAISEATARELIKWTGISLKKIEVIPNGVSLRAFMGKQKERKGNNLVMVSRFHPSKDHITVVRALEKLPKEYTLTFIGEGETEEAVKREVLMLKLEDRVQFLGYSNSVPALLKRADIAIQSSNFEGFGLSALEAMASGTPIIASNVEGLANIVSGSGLLFKAGDVNDLVQNIKQLEDPKIYLDKSRSGIKGSLVYSIESTAKKYIELYKEALK
- a CDS encoding glycosyltransferase family 4 protein, with protein sequence MKKLKIFFTANVLWDIYIFRYGVIKALINDGHEVIVIAPNDTRINFLEELGIRHIPIELNMRGINPVKDFKLLLQLKAIYKKEQPDIVFHYTIKPNIYGTIAAKIAGIKSIAVLTGLGYSFVEGGIISSIAKKMYKFSLKFSKEVWVLNDDDKETLIKQKIVPTEKIFILPGEGVNIEKFSPVEREENQELIFLMVARAFFDKGVREFVEAAKIIKNKNYKVKFWFLGALGGNAANGVDSAKMDEYVKSGILEYLGHRKDVEVLINASDCVILPSYREGISKVLMEAASMEKPIIASNVTGCKEIVDDNVNGYLVKAKDSVDLANKIESFIKLSLEEKKTMGKKGREKIIRQFDEKIIIDIYRRKLWNLQ